The Arcobacter roscoffensis genome segment AAATGCTCAAATGTTAAACCAGAATTAGCAGCACAGTTTACAAGCTGGATTATTAAGCCTGAAACTCAAAAAACAATTGCTGATTTTAGATTATTAGGAAAAGCTTTATTTATTCCTAATGCTGGTAAATAAATAAAAAATTAAACTTAGGATTAAAACGGGATGAATCTTTTTACTGATGGCTTTAATGAAGCGATAGAACTACTTGTATCTGGAAATGAGAGTGTTTATTCTGCGATTATTACGACAGTTACTGTATCTTCTTGGTCTTTACTTATAAGCTTACTAATAGGTCTTCCTTTAGGCTTTGCTTTGGGATATTATAACTTCCCAGGCAAGGCAGTGGTTAGAACTATTGTAGATACACTTCTTGCTTTACCAACTGTTGTTATTGGTTTAGTTGCTTATACAATGTTATCAAGGGTAGGACCTTTTGGTGAGTATGATTTACTTTTTTCTCAACAAGCAATAATAATAGGACAAATAGTTTTAGGTTTGCCTATTATTATTGCTTTAACAGCCACGCAAGTTGAAGCAGTTGATAAAAGACTTTATATCTCTTTGAAAGGTTTAGGTGCTACATCTTTTCAGATATTAAATGCAACTTTAGTAGAAGCTAGATTTGGAATTATGACAGCGGCAGTTACAGCATATGGACGAATTGTGACTGAAATTGGTATTTCTATGATGGTTGGTGGAAATATCAAATATCACACAAGAACTGTTACTACTGCAATTGCTTTAGAGACTGGTAAAGGTGAGTTTGTAACTGGAATTGCATTAGGTCTTGTGCTTTTTGCTGTTGCTCTTATGGTAAATATTGCATTGTCAATGCTTAAAAGGAAATGGACACAATGAGTTTATATAAATTAAGTAATGTTGAACAATACTATGATGGAAGAAGAGTTTTATCAATAGATAATCTAACTTTAGATGAAAATCAAATAATAGGATTTTTTGGTCCAAATGGAAGTGGTAAATCAACACTCTTTTCTCTTTTATCTTTTATAGATAAACCAAGCTTAGGAAATGTATCCTTTAATGGCTTATGTAATAGCAAACTTGATTTTGAAACAAGACAAAGTGTAGTAATGGTACCTCAAAATCCATATCTTTTAAAAAGAACAGTTTATGAAAATATAGTTTATGGTTTGAAACTTAGAAAACAAACAGATAATTTAGATGAAAAAGTCTTAGAAGCTTTGAGTTTAGTAGGACTTGATAACTCTTTTTCAAAAAGAAAATGGAGTCAACTTTCAGGTGGGGAGTCTCAAAGAGTAGCACTTGCTGCAAGACTTATATTAAAACCAAAAGTTCTGATACTAGATGAACCAACAACAGGAGTTGATACAAATTCTGCGCAGTTGATAAAAGAAGCAATTTTAACAGCAAAACAAAAGTACAACACAACTATTTTAATCTCAAGTCATGATCATAACTGGCTTAATCATATCTGTGATAGGAAAGTTGCTTTATTTAATGGAAGTTTAGTTGAAGCAGGGGGAGTTAATCTTCTTTTTTCACCTTGGCAAAAAAATGAAGATGGAAATTTAGTAAAGCATTTTATAGATGGGCAAAGATTAGAAATAAAAAATAGTAAAAGTAAAAAAAGAGATGCAGTTGCTATGATAAATTGTGATTCTATAAATATATGTAGAGTAGATTGTGAAGAAATGAAAGATGAAAATACATTAATTGCAGAAGTAAGCTCTATTCAACAGCTTAATGGTTTAGATGATTTATTAATAGAGTTTACAATTTCAGGAATTAGTTTTAACTGTAAAATTTCAAGAAAACTAATGCAAGAACAAAGTTTTCTACCAGGCGATAAAATCAATGTAAATATTGATACTACTAAGGTTTGTTGGATTTAAGAAGCTTCTTTTAATTGAATTAATAAACAGATTAGTATATAGTTATTAAAAATTTTGGAGATAACTATGAATGAACAAATAAAACACTATGAAGATAAGCTAAAGTATGAGATTGATTCATGGGATTTAAATATTGCATTAAAAGAAGATAAAAATATTATTGTAATTGATGCAAGATCTAATGAGGCTTATGAGTATGAAAGAATTCCTAATTCTATAAATTTACCCCACAGAACAATGACTGAAGAAACTTTAATAAACTTAGATAAAGATATAATTTATATTACTTATTGTGATGGAATAGGATGTAATGCTTCTACTAAAGGGGCTTTAAATATGGCGAAATTAGGTTTTAAAGTAAAAGAGTTAATAGGTGGACTAGACTGGTGGATTAGAGATGGTTACCAAACAGATGGTAAAAATGCAAGAAAAGCTAGTAGTATCTCTTGTGGATGTTAATCTTATATCAGTATAATAATAAATATTTAATACTAAAGGACTTTGATGA includes the following:
- a CDS encoding ABC transporter permease; translation: MNLFTDGFNEAIELLVSGNESVYSAIITTVTVSSWSLLISLLIGLPLGFALGYYNFPGKAVVRTIVDTLLALPTVVIGLVAYTMLSRVGPFGEYDLLFSQQAIIIGQIVLGLPIIIALTATQVEAVDKRLYISLKGLGATSFQILNATLVEARFGIMTAAVTAYGRIVTEIGISMMVGGNIKYHTRTVTTAIALETGKGEFVTGIALGLVLFAVALMVNIALSMLKRKWTQ
- a CDS encoding energy-coupling factor ABC transporter ATP-binding protein; amino-acid sequence: MSLYKLSNVEQYYDGRRVLSIDNLTLDENQIIGFFGPNGSGKSTLFSLLSFIDKPSLGNVSFNGLCNSKLDFETRQSVVMVPQNPYLLKRTVYENIVYGLKLRKQTDNLDEKVLEALSLVGLDNSFSKRKWSQLSGGESQRVALAARLILKPKVLILDEPTTGVDTNSAQLIKEAILTAKQKYNTTILISSHDHNWLNHICDRKVALFNGSLVEAGGVNLLFSPWQKNEDGNLVKHFIDGQRLEIKNSKSKKRDAVAMINCDSINICRVDCEEMKDENTLIAEVSSIQQLNGLDDLLIEFTISGISFNCKISRKLMQEQSFLPGDKINVNIDTTKVCWI
- a CDS encoding rhodanese-like domain-containing protein; translated protein: MNEQIKHYEDKLKYEIDSWDLNIALKEDKNIIVIDARSNEAYEYERIPNSINLPHRTMTEETLINLDKDIIYITYCDGIGCNASTKGALNMAKLGFKVKELIGGLDWWIRDGYQTDGKNARKASSISCGC